One part of the Candidatus Borreliella tachyglossi genome encodes these proteins:
- the lon gene encoding endopeptidase La produces the protein MKSILNLINSKKDDLPVIFLGQNVFFPNVTLWATFEDSVSIDAIYQSMLEDRLILFAYVKDVNYNSSEKVSLKTLHSVCTYAKIVQIVKVAKDLIKVLVECQYRVIIKSLLKKNNYFRAKVNFVSDENSFSSELFTYSKLLRETYEIYKSYLSVKTLEDGNEGVNFFDSPTKFVDVIASSVNLGYGIRLELLQELDVQVRIEKLIINLNIEIDLLSLKKDIKSKVKAKLDKGQKEYFLNEQIKEIQKRLGKDETDYLERLNSKDIPEDIKLRIEKEISRMSRMNSHSPDVNIVRGYVELLLELPWNESTVMENSLGGIEFILKNSHYGMDEAREKIMNFLAVYHINSKIQAPIICLVGPPGTGKTSVALSIAKSLSRKFAKISLGGVRDETEIRGHRRSYIGALPGVFINAMRITGKTNPVILLDEIDKINSTYKGNPEAALLEVLDAEQNSKFVDHYLEIPYDLSNVLFIATANSLHEISKPLLDRMEIIKIEGYSYIEKLEIAKRFLIPNIIRESFLNKVYIRIEDDVILHIIKNYTMESGVRNLKRVLTNLIRMVVRKLLHVYSKEDIIEGNFYFPSSLIHGSNSIFTHDPDIPGIYKIINMNNFHVYMDHEYNFNLIRINSSGFVYGLAWTNYGGAVLPVEAIKFDKKGDIILTGSLGAVMKESAQLAYSVVKTYSSKLNFDIKESPEIHLHFPEGATPKDGPSAGITIATAIASIISDKKIPLDLAMTGEVTLKGSILPVGGIKEKVLAAYRSGINKVIIPKDNKRDYARLPEEIRDNMYVKYVSHLEEVFDYLNII, from the coding sequence ATGAAATCAATTCTCAATCTAATTAATTCTAAAAAGGATGATCTTCCAGTTATTTTTTTAGGGCAGAATGTTTTTTTTCCAAATGTAACTTTATGGGCTACTTTTGAAGATAGCGTTTCGATTGACGCTATATATCAGTCCATGTTAGAGGATAGATTGATTTTGTTTGCCTACGTTAAGGATGTTAATTATAATAGTTCTGAAAAGGTTAGTTTAAAAACTTTACATTCTGTTTGTACTTATGCAAAAATTGTTCAAATTGTAAAGGTTGCTAAAGATTTAATAAAAGTTTTAGTTGAATGTCAGTATAGAGTTATTATAAAAAGTCTTTTAAAAAAGAATAATTACTTTAGGGCGAAAGTTAACTTTGTATCTGATGAGAATAGCTTTAGTAGTGAACTTTTCACTTATTCTAAATTGCTAAGAGAAACTTATGAGATTTATAAATCTTATTTATCTGTAAAAACGTTAGAGGATGGTAATGAAGGTGTCAATTTTTTTGATAGTCCAACTAAGTTTGTTGATGTTATAGCATCTAGTGTGAACTTGGGATATGGAATAAGGTTGGAACTTCTGCAGGAATTGGACGTTCAGGTTAGAATAGAGAAATTAATTATTAATTTAAATATTGAGATTGATCTTTTGAGTCTTAAAAAGGATATTAAATCTAAGGTTAAAGCTAAGCTTGATAAGGGACAAAAAGAATATTTTTTGAATGAGCAAATTAAGGAGATTCAAAAGAGATTGGGAAAAGATGAGACGGATTATCTTGAGAGGTTAAATTCTAAGGATATTCCTGAGGATATCAAGCTTAGGATTGAAAAGGAAATATCCAGAATGTCTCGTATGAATTCACATTCACCGGATGTTAATATTGTTAGAGGTTATGTTGAGTTACTTCTTGAGCTACCTTGGAATGAAAGTACTGTTATGGAAAATTCTTTAGGTGGAATTGAATTTATATTAAAAAATTCTCATTATGGAATGGATGAAGCTAGGGAGAAAATAATGAACTTTTTAGCTGTTTACCATATTAATTCTAAAATTCAAGCACCTATTATATGCCTTGTGGGTCCGCCTGGCACTGGGAAAACCTCTGTTGCTTTATCTATTGCTAAATCTCTTTCTAGGAAATTTGCAAAGATATCTCTTGGTGGGGTCAGAGATGAGACAGAGATTAGAGGGCATAGAAGATCTTATATTGGAGCTCTCCCGGGTGTTTTTATTAATGCGATGAGAATAACAGGTAAAACTAATCCTGTGATTCTTCTTGACGAGATAGACAAGATTAATAGTACTTATAAGGGAAATCCAGAAGCAGCACTTTTGGAGGTTTTAGATGCTGAACAAAATTCCAAATTTGTTGACCATTATTTAGAAATTCCTTATGATCTCTCTAATGTATTATTTATTGCAACTGCTAATTCGCTTCATGAAATTTCTAAACCTCTTCTTGATAGGATGGAGATCATTAAGATAGAGGGGTATTCTTATATTGAAAAATTAGAAATTGCTAAAAGATTTTTAATACCAAATATAATTAGAGAAAGTTTTTTAAATAAGGTTTATATAAGAATAGAAGATGATGTTATTTTGCACATAATCAAGAATTATACCATGGAGTCTGGGGTTAGAAATTTAAAAAGGGTTCTAACGAATTTGATTAGAATGGTTGTAAGAAAGTTGCTTCATGTTTATTCAAAGGAAGATATAATTGAGGGCAATTTTTATTTTCCAAGTTCCTTAATACACGGTAGTAATTCAATCTTTACTCATGATCCTGATATTCCTGGTATTTACAAAATCATTAATATGAATAATTTTCATGTTTACATGGATCATGAATATAATTTTAATTTAATTAGGATCAATTCTTCTGGGTTTGTTTATGGTCTTGCTTGGACAAATTATGGTGGTGCTGTACTTCCTGTTGAAGCTATTAAGTTTGATAAGAAAGGTGATATTATTTTAACGGGTAGTCTTGGGGCTGTTATGAAGGAAAGTGCGCAACTTGCTTATTCTGTTGTAAAGACTTACTCTTCTAAGCTTAATTTTGATATAAAGGAGAGTCCTGAAATTCATCTTCATTTTCCAGAAGGCGCAACACCAAAAGATGGACCTTCTGCCGGAATCACTATTGCAACAGCAATAGCTTCTATAATATCTGACAAAAAGATTCCTTTAGATCTTGCGATGACTGGAGAGGTTACACTTAAAGGATCGATTCTTCCTGTGGGGGGCATTAAGGAGAAGGTGCTTGCAGCTTATAGGAGTGGCATAAATAAAGTAATTATTCCAAAGGATAATAAAAGAGATTACGCTAGGCTTCCAGAGGAGATTAGAGATAATATGTATGTTAAGTATGTATCTCATTTGGAAGAGGTTTTTGATTATTTAAATATTATTTAG
- the rpsD gene encoding 30S ribosomal protein S4: MNRKNIAKGKMVRRFGVNIFEQPKYDKLLKKKPHPPGMHGRSRKGKITEYGKQLIEKQKVKFTYGVNERQLTNIFKEARRLHGVTGDNLLALLERRIDNVVYRAGFAISRAHARQIVSHGIIMVNGRRVTIPSITLRANDSIWVKEKDNLRKLIRSNIEKTSTLRKLPTWIEVNADALKVKVTRPPARDEIPTLANEQMIVEYYSKRA; the protein is encoded by the coding sequence ATGAATAGAAAAAACATAGCTAAGGGTAAGATGGTGAGGAGATTTGGCGTTAATATTTTTGAACAGCCAAAATATGATAAATTACTTAAGAAGAAACCTCATCCACCTGGCATGCATGGTCGATCTAGGAAGGGAAAGATTACAGAATATGGAAAGCAACTAATCGAAAAACAAAAGGTGAAGTTTACTTATGGCGTAAATGAAAGACAGCTTACTAATATTTTCAAGGAAGCAAGAAGACTTCATGGAGTTACAGGTGATAATCTTTTGGCACTGCTTGAAAGAAGGATTGATAATGTTGTTTACAGGGCTGGATTTGCCATTTCACGAGCTCACGCAAGACAGATAGTTTCACACGGCATTATCATGGTCAATGGAAGAAGAGTTACAATTCCATCTATTACTTTAAGGGCAAATGATTCGATATGGGTCAAAGAAAAAGATAACCTAAGGAAACTTATTAGATCTAACATAGAAAAAACATCAACTCTTAGAAAACTGCCAACTTGGATAGAGGTCAATGCTGATGCTTTAAAGGTTAAAGTAACCCGTCCTCCAGCAAGAGACGAAATACCTACTTTGGCAAATGAACAAATGATTGTTGAGTATTACTCTAAGAGAGCCTAA
- a CDS encoding cation transporter: MVKVINDKNINKFTNLKLKSLEKDEIYIAYIENNAKAVAYLKAQIKNAEIKVNDFYIDSHFKSEGIERIIINNLIYYGKQNRLKKISCEISEVQEVLRSLEFEYNNSIYEKDLTSEIKKDKFIMGIGLISVLAEVVSIACKLTVGILFNSFALIADAFHVMSDFVLSAITYFSLKITNKPETIYYPYGYKKMENLISFIIGIIIIIAGFTIFLNTTGLNKLISLGGESGFHIHYHPNHSHDHSHDHDDHDHFHDHDHDHSHDHSHDHHEEDKKNILEIFSNKSFKKSIWIPLIPFIFFLVKMFEYLVKFQIGKRYNNYLLLALSSADKNCIFSHGGTTLSLLLANYVWTGFDKIISIFISFIIIKEGLHVILKNANNLLSKQDIDLKRDVKNTLKNININFKELNCSHEGNHLNLHVKLDLSYEHDLESLIKQIATIKETIKKHHSEIYETHILM; encoded by the coding sequence ATGGTTAAAGTAATTAACGACAAAAACATTAACAAATTCACCAATTTAAAGCTTAAAAGCTTAGAAAAAGATGAAATTTATATAGCTTACATAGAAAATAATGCTAAAGCAGTGGCATATCTTAAAGCACAAATAAAAAACGCAGAAATTAAAGTCAATGATTTTTATATTGATTCACATTTTAAATCAGAGGGAATAGAGAGAATAATCATTAATAACCTGATTTATTATGGTAAACAAAATAGACTAAAAAAAATTTCATGCGAAATTTCTGAGGTACAAGAAGTACTTAGAAGCTTAGAATTTGAATATAATAATAGCATATATGAAAAAGACTTAACATCTGAAATAAAAAAAGATAAGTTTATAATGGGAATCGGACTTATCTCAGTATTGGCAGAAGTAGTATCGATAGCATGTAAGCTTACTGTAGGGATCCTTTTCAATTCATTTGCACTCATCGCAGATGCCTTTCATGTTATGTCGGATTTTGTACTATCTGCAATTACATACTTTAGTCTAAAAATTACAAACAAACCTGAGACCATTTATTATCCTTATGGATACAAAAAAATGGAGAACCTGATATCATTTATTATAGGAATAATTATAATAATCGCAGGATTTACAATATTTTTAAACACAACAGGTCTCAATAAGTTAATTAGTCTTGGGGGTGAATCTGGATTTCATATTCATTACCATCCTAACCATTCTCACGATCACTCTCATGATCATGATGATCATGACCATTTCCATGACCACGACCATGACCATTCTCACGATCATTCTCATGACCACCACGAAGAGGATAAAAAAAATATACTTGAAATATTCTCAAATAAATCCTTTAAAAAAAGTATTTGGATACCATTAATACCCTTTATATTCTTTTTAGTAAAGATGTTCGAATACTTAGTAAAATTCCAGATCGGGAAAAGATATAATAACTATTTACTTCTAGCACTATCATCAGCTGATAAAAACTGTATATTTTCCCATGGAGGCACTACATTAAGTTTATTGCTTGCTAATTATGTATGGACTGGTTTTGACAAAATAATATCTATATTTATTAGTTTTATAATCATAAAAGAAGGATTACATGTAATACTAAAAAACGCGAATAATCTTCTCTCTAAGCAAGATATAGACTTAAAAAGAGATGTAAAGAACACATTAAAAAATATTAATATAAATTTCAAAGAACTTAATTGCTCTCATGAAGGAAATCATTTAAATCTTCATGTAAAACTAGACTTAAGTTATGAACATGACTTAGAAAGTTTAATAAAACAGATAGCGACAATAAAGGAAACTATAAAGAAACATCATAGCGAGATATACGAAACTCATATTTTAATGTAA
- the cdd gene encoding cytidine deaminase: MDQNSIKQAFQMAEEARNNSYSPYSKFKVGACLKTKNNLFFQGTNVENASFGATCCAERSAILSMISSVGIQKIDFILLTTIPETIPCAICLQVMSEFFEEDTKILITDPSKFNTTKTISKTYTLKDLLKIPFDKAELSRVI; this comes from the coding sequence ATGGATCAAAATTCAATTAAACAAGCATTCCAAATGGCTGAGGAGGCAAGAAATAATTCATATTCGCCATACTCAAAATTTAAAGTGGGAGCCTGTCTTAAAACTAAAAATAACTTATTTTTTCAAGGCACAAATGTTGAAAACGCAAGCTTTGGAGCAACTTGCTGTGCAGAGCGAAGTGCTATACTAAGCATGATATCGTCCGTTGGTATACAAAAAATAGATTTTATATTGCTTACAACAATTCCAGAAACTATTCCATGTGCAATATGTCTTCAGGTAATGTCAGAATTTTTTGAAGAAGACACTAAAATATTAATAACAGATCCTAGCAAGTTTAATACTACTAAAACAATATCAAAAACTTACACACTCAAAGATTTACTTAAAATTCCATTTGATAAAGCAGAACTTTCAAGGGTAATTTAA
- a CDS encoding DHH family phosphoesterase, with protein MIVPIEFIRKYDNFIIIGHKDPDFDCIGSSLALASFLSRIGKKSIMLNEGPFVRKELIPFKDKFLSVWPDIDFSDYAVIILDCSILDRIGDEFVFYVKDMPTLVIDHHASGDKLDVPGYIDPLAPSTTFLIEKLVREFGYEVTKAEAWYILVGFCTDTGFFRFISRSDPEPFEMVARLVAKGLSLKDIYSYIEAVKSLDAIEMLGLMLNNLKSFYNGKVLLTALPYDPKRDNNISGVNELFYALLNNVEYNEVLIILKETEDGSILAGLRSREYFDVGELAQRFGGGGHKHASGFKIKMGSLKLLENQIISYIKDDLKA; from the coding sequence ATGATAGTTCCTATTGAATTTATTAGAAAATACGATAATTTTATTATTATTGGGCATAAGGATCCTGATTTTGATTGTATTGGCTCATCTTTAGCTTTAGCATCTTTTTTGTCTAGAATAGGTAAAAAATCCATTATGCTAAATGAGGGTCCTTTTGTTCGCAAGGAACTAATACCTTTCAAAGATAAATTTTTATCTGTATGGCCTGATATTGATTTTTCAGATTATGCTGTTATTATTTTGGATTGTTCTATATTGGATAGAATTGGAGATGAATTTGTTTTTTATGTAAAAGATATGCCTACTCTTGTTATTGATCATCATGCATCAGGTGATAAGTTAGATGTTCCTGGGTATATTGATCCTTTAGCCCCCTCAACTACTTTTTTAATTGAGAAGTTAGTTAGAGAGTTTGGGTATGAGGTTACTAAAGCAGAAGCATGGTATATTTTGGTGGGGTTTTGCACAGATACAGGATTTTTTAGATTTATTTCAAGAAGTGATCCTGAGCCTTTTGAAATGGTAGCTAGACTTGTTGCTAAGGGGTTGAGCCTTAAGGACATTTATAGTTATATTGAAGCTGTTAAGAGTCTAGATGCAATAGAGATGCTTGGTTTGATGTTAAACAATCTTAAATCTTTTTATAATGGAAAAGTATTGCTTACGGCCTTACCTTACGATCCTAAGAGGGATAATAATATTAGTGGGGTTAATGAACTTTTTTATGCACTTCTTAATAATGTTGAGTATAATGAGGTACTCATTATACTCAAGGAAACAGAAGATGGATCTATTTTGGCGGGTCTTCGCTCTAGAGAATATTTTGATGTAGGTGAACTTGCGCAACGTTTTGGAGGGGGAGGCCATAAGCATGCTAGTGGATTTAAAATCAAAATGGGTTCTTTGAAGCTTTTAGAGAATCAAATAATCTCATACATAAAGGATGACCTTAAGGCTTAA
- a CDS encoding glycoside hydrolase family 3 N-terminal domain-containing protein, with protein MNDKELLGQMFMISYPGEQITKFALDFIKEKNLGGIKIFGWNAKNLQSLIESIKQAQTVSQDNRFKIPLFIATDQEGGWTQHVKLKTSQTIGNLGITATLSPNNSYLTGYYIADELNRLGINLNFAPLTDIYSHEDNFTIGPRTYSNNPQIVSLFALAFYKGQKQAGVISTAKHFPGHGNTVVDSHTSMPIINSNLKEILENEFLPYKTLIQENIPIIMSGHLAYPTLTNGDKIPASSSIKIIKEILRGKLKYNNLIITDDLLMNAVRYKNESIYNTIERIIRTETDILLISSDENIQNTAYNKLLALMQTDNEIRENIIKSNKRILRIKLEYLKESQNKVEVYPNYQKAQEIPIKEAERFFDQSTLRGITKIKLSKKVSKHKKTLLISTYYKMISEGRKIFKNSSGYYYDYYPLNSISPKKLQEIKKLIEEHEQVIFNLSTPGSLKYIENLKEYKDKISIIVSLTPQHIKKLDWIQNIVIVYGTTILSFKSGFLTLSGDFDPKGTIPLNFKP; from the coding sequence ATGAATGACAAAGAACTATTGGGGCAAATGTTTATGATCAGTTATCCAGGAGAACAAATAACAAAATTTGCTCTGGATTTTATTAAAGAGAAAAACTTAGGCGGAATAAAAATTTTTGGATGGAATGCCAAAAATTTACAAAGCTTAATAGAAAGCATAAAACAAGCACAAACAGTATCCCAAGACAATCGATTTAAAATTCCCTTATTTATTGCAACAGATCAAGAAGGTGGATGGACACAACATGTAAAGCTCAAAACGTCCCAGACAATAGGCAATCTTGGAATCACCGCTACCCTCTCGCCTAACAACTCTTACCTTACAGGATATTACATAGCAGATGAACTTAATCGACTTGGAATCAATCTCAATTTTGCCCCTTTAACAGACATCTACAGCCATGAAGACAATTTTACAATAGGCCCAAGAACATATTCCAATAATCCACAAATAGTTTCTCTTTTTGCTTTAGCATTTTACAAGGGTCAAAAACAAGCAGGTGTAATTTCAACAGCAAAACACTTTCCAGGACATGGGAATACTGTTGTTGACTCTCATACAAGTATGCCAATAATAAACTCAAACTTAAAAGAAATACTCGAAAACGAATTCTTACCATACAAAACATTAATACAAGAAAACATTCCAATAATTATGAGCGGTCATTTAGCATATCCAACTCTTACAAATGGAGATAAAATACCTGCATCATCGTCAATTAAAATTATAAAGGAAATACTTAGGGGAAAACTGAAATATAATAATTTAATAATAACAGATGATTTATTAATGAACGCTGTTAGATATAAAAATGAAAGCATCTATAATACAATTGAGAGAATTATTAGAACTGAAACCGATATTTTACTAATATCATCGGACGAAAATATACAAAATACTGCTTACAATAAACTATTAGCTCTCATGCAGACAGATAATGAGATAAGAGAAAATATTATTAAATCTAATAAGAGAATACTCAGAATCAAGCTAGAATACTTAAAGGAGAGCCAAAATAAAGTAGAAGTTTATCCGAATTATCAAAAGGCTCAAGAAATACCTATCAAGGAAGCTGAAAGATTCTTCGACCAAAGCACACTAAGGGGAATAACAAAAATTAAGCTCTCAAAAAAAGTTTCAAAGCATAAAAAAACACTTTTAATATCGACCTATTATAAAATGATTTCAGAAGGAAGAAAAATATTTAAAAATAGCTCCGGTTATTACTATGACTATTATCCTTTAAACAGCATTAGCCCTAAAAAACTTCAGGAGATAAAAAAATTAATCGAAGAGCATGAACAAGTTATTTTCAATCTTTCAACACCTGGTAGTTTAAAATACATAGAAAATTTAAAAGAATATAAAGATAAAATAAGTATAATTGTATCACTTACACCACAACACATTAAAAAATTAGACTGGATACAAAACATAGTAATTGTATATGGAACAACAATACTATCATTTAAATCTGGCTTCTTAACTCTCTCAGGCGATTTTGATCCAAAAGGAACAATCCCCTTAAATTTTAAGCCTTAA
- a CDS encoding DJ-1 family glyoxalase III, producing the protein MRVAVILANGFEEIEAVVPIDILRRGGVSLRVISLNDDRVVAGARGVTFWADEKISDCSAGDFDLIILPGGMPGATNLFASKDLDQILRDMVLKGKLVAAICASPAVVLSAKGLLGVNRFTCYPGFENSITDGEYVDESVVISNNFITAKGIGTVFEFAFALLRIVKGERVLEDVKRQVLL; encoded by the coding sequence ATGAGAGTAGCTGTTATACTTGCAAATGGTTTTGAAGAGATTGAAGCTGTAGTTCCTATTGATATTTTAAGGCGAGGTGGCGTTAGTCTTAGGGTTATTAGTTTAAATGATGATAGAGTTGTTGCAGGGGCTAGGGGAGTGACTTTTTGGGCTGATGAAAAGATATCGGATTGTAGTGCAGGTGATTTTGATTTAATCATACTGCCTGGGGGTATGCCTGGTGCTACTAATCTTTTTGCATCAAAGGATTTGGATCAAATATTAAGAGACATGGTTTTGAAAGGCAAGTTGGTTGCAGCTATTTGTGCCTCACCAGCAGTTGTACTATCTGCAAAGGGACTTTTGGGTGTAAATAGATTTACATGTTATCCGGGATTTGAAAATAGCATTACTGATGGCGAATATGTGGATGAGAGTGTTGTTATTAGTAATAATTTCATTACTGCTAAGGGAATTGGTACAGTTTTTGAATTTGCTTTTGCTTTACTTAGAATTGTTAAGGGTGAGAGAGTACTTGAGGATGTTAAGAGACAGGTCTTACTTTGA
- a CDS encoding acetate kinase: MKILTLNTGSSSLKFTLYKYKDTQILASGIIEKIKAKESITKIQTKNGILERVVLGIKSHRQALKQLVTMLTNKELKILSNISEIQAIGHRIVHGGPNLKNSVILNENILNELQKISELAPLHNPIAIKVIKATLKIFPNAKQVLCFDTSWHQTISASAFLYAIPYSWYKDYNIRKYGFHGLSYSYITKRVATILRKNTKDLNLIILHLGNGASINAVKGGISYDTSMGLTPLEGLVMGTRSGDIDPSIIPLMSRLLNKTSKKIEEILNKESGMLGVSLRSNDLRDIWEGVENNEYNSKLATEIMAYRIKKYIGSYLAVLDFNIDAIVFTAGIGVTDYGIRELALRGFEKIGIEIDLTKNNLARTKNAESDISSSKSKTKILIIPTNEELTILEDTYSLISENPHIQEKTKPKEI, translated from the coding sequence ATGAAAATATTAACGCTCAATACAGGAAGTTCGTCACTAAAATTCACACTCTACAAATATAAAGACACACAAATATTGGCATCGGGGATAATTGAAAAAATAAAGGCAAAAGAATCAATAACTAAAATTCAAACCAAAAATGGAATATTAGAAAGAGTAGTCTTGGGCATTAAATCACACAGGCAAGCATTAAAACAATTGGTTACTATGCTAACAAACAAGGAATTAAAAATTCTAAGCAATATCAGCGAAATCCAAGCAATAGGGCACAGAATTGTACATGGGGGCCCAAATTTAAAAAATTCAGTAATACTTAATGAAAATATCTTAAACGAATTACAAAAGATATCTGAGCTTGCTCCTCTTCACAATCCAATTGCAATAAAAGTAATAAAAGCAACGCTTAAAATATTTCCAAATGCAAAACAGGTTTTATGCTTTGACACATCATGGCATCAAACCATAAGTGCAAGTGCATTCTTATACGCTATACCATACTCTTGGTATAAAGATTATAATATTAGAAAATACGGCTTCCATGGATTATCTTATTCATATATAACAAAAAGAGTTGCAACAATACTTCGAAAAAACACAAAAGATCTAAATTTAATAATATTACACCTGGGCAATGGTGCAAGTATCAATGCTGTCAAAGGCGGCATATCTTACGATACAAGTATGGGTCTTACACCACTTGAAGGACTTGTCATGGGAACAAGAAGTGGCGACATAGATCCTTCAATTATTCCTTTAATGAGTAGGCTACTAAATAAGACATCAAAAAAAATCGAAGAAATTCTTAACAAGGAAAGTGGTATGCTTGGTGTATCCCTTAGATCAAATGATCTAAGGGATATTTGGGAAGGCGTAGAAAACAATGAGTATAATTCCAAGCTTGCAACTGAAATAATGGCTTACAGAATAAAAAAATATATTGGCTCTTATCTTGCTGTTCTTGACTTTAATATCGACGCAATAGTTTTCACAGCTGGTATTGGTGTTACCGACTATGGAATAAGAGAACTGGCACTAAGAGGTTTTGAGAAAATCGGGATAGAGATAGATCTTACAAAAAACAACCTAGCAAGAACAAAAAACGCAGAATCAGACATTTCAAGTTCAAAAAGTAAGACAAAAATACTCATAATCCCAACCAATGAAGAGTTAACCATTCTTGAAGATACTTACAGCTTAATTTCAGAAAATCCACATATTCAAGAAAAAACCAAACCCAAAGAAATATAA